The genomic region CAGATTTCTTGGATAGAACTCTGGAGTAGTAGGAGTTTGTGAAACTGTAACTGGGCCCAGATTGGGGGTTTAGGTACACCAGCGGGTCACTCTGTCCCTTTTTTGTTCTTGGTGGACATAGCTTCCTCATGGAGGATAAGAATGAGGGACCCATGTTTGGGTCTGGCTTGTTTGTGCCATTAAAATTGTAGAGCCGATCCAAAATGAAACGACAATGTGTTTTACCCATTGAATGTGAACCTGAACGTAAAACATATATCAGTTTAAATTTGTTATAATGCCATCATAGTCATCTTTCCAATTATAAGAACAAGAAATGACTGATTATTTTGGCTAATAGTAAGAACATGGAATGATTAAAAAGAAAGGTACGTTGCGGTTTACTTATTGGGTGCATGAAGCATTAGTTTTGCTCACCTAGTAGGGTAGTCATATCCAACACATTCAAGCCTCTGGATTTGAAGTAGTCAAGTGAAGCCTGCCATGAAATGGAGGGTGAGGGAAGGTCGACTGATGATCTGCTTGATTTTAGCCCGTCCCTTCGGCCTGTAAGAACAGGATAAGATGGTGCACCTGCCTGTAGATAGGATATATGGATTGATTATATATATTATGTTGAGCGCAATTCCCAGAAACATATATATTAATTGTAAATTTCATGCGAAGTTAAAAATGATTAGCTAGTAAGAGCTGGAGTACCAAATGAACAGCATCCCTGGTGGCGAGGTTGAGAAGGTCAGCACACGAGACGGCACCGGGGCAGCGTTGTTCAAGAACCCGTTTGATCCTGTCAATGAAAACGAAACCTCCCAATCCCAAATTCTGTGGTGCAGTTTTCTCAGAGTTTGGACCATCCAGCAGCACTGATGCATCACAACCCTGCATTTATATTTAACCTCATTAATTGACTACAAATTCCAATCCTCTTATTGTTTATATGATTATCTTGTACCTGTATAAACTAATCGATTAATTACAAGCAAGTGATATACTGTATTTCTTTATGCTCAGAGAAAATATATGGGAGAAACGATGTGTCGTTATAAACTTAAGTATTCACTCATGCGTAAGTACGTAGTTGAGTACTACAGTCCACAGCTTGGCCAAGCAGACTACTACGGTTATGATGGGATGTCGAATATATATGAACATATAAGTAGATCAAAAGATGGAGAAAAGAACCAAAGAGCGCTGATGGTTTACGTACAGTTACGAAGCAATCGGAGTAGAGTAACCGGAGAAGCTTAGGGGTGATGCTTTTATCTTGGTGCCAAAGCAACTCGACTTGGTGGCGAATGTAAAGTTCTGCGTCGCGGCATGTGTTAGTGACTTTGTAGAAATGCCACATCAACTGATTTTGCTTTGGTGGTGGTGGTGGTGCTTTTGGCGTCGCCGACGAGCACACAGACACTAGAAGTGGAAGGACCACAAGAAACACAAATATTCTCTGGTTTCTTGTCATTGTCTTCTCCTCCCTCAAAAAACCTAGCCAGTTGCTCTGTGTGTACTGCTATCACTGCTATGTATCTAACATGCACAAACAAGTATATACAACCCTTATGAGATAGCTTGTGTGTATATATAAGCAGAAACCGACCAATGCTCGATCCTAGCTTGTATTGTTAACTAAGGCTGGCAAAGCAAGGCACCGTGTGTGACGGCCGGAAGAGTTGGGGGAGGCACATGGCCAGTGGAATTTGCCTTCATTATACTCTACCCCATCGATTCTCTCTACCATTCTCAACTGGTGTGTTGTGCCCTAACCCAAATTCGAACTTAAATTAATCGTAGTCAGCAAGGAATTGGCAAAGTCTGCATGGGATTGTGAGCTGAGCAGCTGGCCTTCCTTCCTGGCCTTTATTGGGGCATACATTTTTAGACTTGCTATGGCATATTTTGTGATCCCGTCAAGCTTTACACGCCCCAAGTACATTATAAATTGCAAGGGACACGCCGCCCCACGCTTTACATGCCCAACCCAGAAATTGTTTTCTGTTTTCAATCTGGCCTAGTGGCCTTGAATTTAGAGTGAAGTGAAGTACTGAAAAGAGAATATAATATATTCTTGTTTTAAAGAGAGACTGGACTGCTCACAGGAAGAAAATCACCTGTACCGAAAAACTCATGTGCCAAACCTGTGCCACCAACAAGAATTTAACACATGTCTATCGACTTGACAGAAGTTTACACCGTTAAGTCATTTGTTTTCCAACTATTTTCTTATTGATTATTAATGTTTCATCCAACTGTTCCTCTACCATGTTCATCGTCTAATGCAGATTCTTCTTCTCATCATTTCTACCTTCTTCCCCTGCAACTCTGTCATGACCTAAATTCCAATAGATAACATCATAATATTATATTTGTTGCCTTACCCACAGTTCTATTTCCCAATTTTCTCTCTTGTTTTTCCAATTTGAGCTTCAATATGTATAATCGTTTGCCTTATTCTCAATCTCTAAGAACCCATCTTGTTTTCTTTTCTGGAGAAGCAAATTGAGGTAGACCTTTTAAGGGGATTCAGTGAAGATCAATTTGGATTTATTTTCAAATTTAACAAGATTGATTGATATTCCTGATGATGTTTCTAGTTTTCTTTTCCTTTCTCTTACTGGGTTTGTTATTACTTGCTGATTTTTATCGCTGAAAATAGGTTAATATCTACACCTCTGCAAGACTGCAACAAACCCAGCAGCACCCTGATAAGAATTTCTCTATTGGGTCTCCTACACCCTGAGGACAACTTCCAACATTTAATTTGGTTTTGTATGATTTCAATGCAAAACTTGCTGCGGATTTCAATCCCAATTTTTGTTCGTCTCTTTTGGCCTCATCGGAGGACGGAGGAGGAAGTTGATTTAAGTGGGAGAAATTTTTTTTGTTCGATAAAGAAGCCGGTTCTGGGATTGATTCATGAGAAATAAGGAGAAAAAGAGAAAAATATTTTTTTTAAATTAAAAATAAGATTAGAGTTAGGTCCGAGGTTGGTTAGGGCTGCGCGGGGCCGACGGCGATGAATGGATCTTGGATTCCGGCGAGCTAGGTCCGGTTCTTTTGATCGGACATGTTGTTTGCAGGTTTGAAGAGTGAGATTAGTCTCTGATCGGATTCTCGTAGTTTTGACGAGACGCGATGATCGGTGGCGGTCGGCTGGTGTGTGTC from Fragaria vesca subsp. vesca linkage group LG3, FraVesHawaii_1.0, whole genome shotgun sequence harbors:
- the LOC101300236 gene encoding probable peroxidase 26-like, translating into MTRNQRIFVFLVVLPLLVSVCSSATPKAPPPPPKQNQLMWHFYKVTNTCRDAELYIRHQVELLWHQDKSITPKLLRLLYSDCFVTGCDASVLLDGPNSEKTAPQNLGLGGFVFIDRIKRVLEQRCPGAVSCADLLNLATRDAVHLAGAPSYPVLTGRRDGLKSSRSSVDLPSPSISWQASLDYFKSRGLNVLDMTTLLGSHSMGKTHCRFILDRLYNFNGTNKPDPNMGPSFLSSMRKLCPPRTKKGQSDPLVYLNPQSGPSYSFTNSYYSRVLSKKSVLGIDQQLLLGEDTKDITDEFDAGLEDFRRSYAYSMSRMGSIKVLTGKQGEIRRNCRVRNH